In Ignavibacteriales bacterium, the genomic stretch AATTTTCTGTTTTTTAAACGAATTAAAAGTAGCCGAAAATTTGAAACAAAACAAGAATAACTCTTTCCGCTTTTTGCACATAAATCCATCCTTTCTAAATCTTCATACTGTCTCGCTATTAAAGACAGCAATATAAATATGGGTTGCTACACAAATCTTTGAACCGGGGAATACACCACAGCCAATTCAAAACCTAAACATGGTATTAATTATTCTAAATAGAATTGAAGTGTTGATGCCGGGTTACTTATAATTGCTTACTGGTTAGTCACATAAACAAAAAGCGGCAAGCCGCAATGGTTGATCCCGCTATCGGGATTGATGAATTACCTGCCTTTGCCGAGTCTGTTGCACAACCCAATTTTTCAATAAAGTTAATTGAGACAAAAAGAGAAATAATATTTTAATAGATAAATTATGTTTTTTAAAAAGCTTTCAGAACCCGTTTTAATCGTACTAATGTAGAATTGAAAGTCTCTTTTCAACTTAAGCATTACAATAAGACTTTACATTCAAATTTGTTTTATGGCATTAGCTGTATCAAAGTATGTTGAAATAAAAACGAAGCAGTCAATACAAGCTTTTCTTTCCGAATGCAAAAAAATCACAGACACCCGAATATTAATTAAACTTAGTAATAAAATTATTCTTGCGTGTTCCTTTATCAGAAGAGGTCTTAAAACTTCTACAAAAGCTAATTCTTCTGCTGCACTAATTTGGACAAGTCGGGAAACTTATGCTTTCGTTAAAAGTTATTAAGCAAAACAATAGATTACATTTTAAATCAATTACTGTAAGATTAGCAATCAATAATACAGGTGAATATAGAAATGATAATGAGTGCGGTCAATTTTTAGCATCATAAAAGCTTTTCTGCTTCTGCCAGATTCTCTTTCTTTCCCAAATCCAGCCAGAAATTATCGTCGTGATTGAATGCAATGATTTTATAATTACCAACCAGCTTCAAATAAAGTTCTATGATTGAAAAAATATTTTCTTCCGGCATCAGTTCAAAAATTTGCGGATTGATGATTTGTATTCCGCTGTTTGCAAGCGGATGCATTTGGGATGACGATTGCCTGGCGATTTTCGTTTCGCCGGTTTTTATATTCTTCCAACCGCATAAAATATTATCATCATCAAAAAGCAAGTAGCGTTGCGTGGCTCGGTTTCTTACCGCCAGAGTTGCAATTGAGTTTGCAGTAAGTTGTGTCTGGTAAAGTTTATTGAGATCAATATTTGAAAAAACATCAACATTGTAAACAAGAAATGGTTTTCCATTATCAAAAAACCATGCGGCTTTCTTCAATCCTCCGCCAGTATCAAGCAGTAAATCACTTTCATCGGAAATCGCAATGTTAATTCCAAAATTATTTTTCCTTTTCAGGAAATCAACAATCATATCAGCAAAATGATGCACATTAATAATTATTTCATCAATACCGGAATATTTCAGCTTAGTTATAGCTAATTCAAGTAGAGGAATGTTTTTTACTTCTACTAAGGCTTTCGGTTTATTGTCAGTCAGCGGTTTAAGTCGGGTGCCTAATCCTGCTGCAAAGATCAGTGCTTTCATATTAAGTGAAACGATAAACGTCAGACGTCAAACGAAGGAAGTAAGACGCGGGACGTGAATTATAAAATTGTTTAGAATAATTAAGCCGTCATTCTATTTGTTTAACCAATCCTAATTCCCGGTGATTTATTTTTACTTTCACATCAAATTTATCTTTCAGATGTTTAGCGAGTTTTTCTGCGCAGTAAACTGAGCGGTGCTGTCCGCCGGTGCATCCGAAGTTTATCATCAGATTAGTAAAAAATCTTTTCTGATAATTTTCTACTGTGCGATCAACCAACGAATAAACATCAATCAAAAATTTGTTAACATCGCTTTCTGTTTCAAGAAATTCAATTACCTCTTGGTCCCGACCAGTTAACGAGCGGTACTGATCATACCTGCCCGGATTATTAATGGCACGGCAATCAAAAACAAATCCACCGCCGTTACCAGTTTTATCTTCAGGAATTCCCTTCTTATAAGAAAAACTATTTATAAGAATGGTAAGGTTTAATGTGGCTTTTGTTTCCCCGTATTTTTTTAATTCTTCGGAATCAATCATTCGTCGCAGAACTTTTAGCAAAGTTGGAAGTTTAACCGGAAAAGTGACTGTGTTTAAAATCCATTCAAGGTTGCGTAATGCAAACGGAATACTTTTTAGAAAATGTTCCTTACGTTCATAAAAACCTCGATAACCGTAAGCACCCATTGCCTGCAGCATTCTTATTAAAACGAATCCAAAAAAATATTGTGTAAATTCCAGTTCGTTAATTGGAATCAATTTGCCGGTTGTTTCAATGTAATGATGGAGTAGTTCTGCACGAACCGGCAATGGTATATCGGCTTTGGCATCATACAGCAAAGAAGCCAGATCGTAATGAAGCGCCCCTTTACGCCCACCCTGGTAATCTATGAAGTAAGGTTCACCGTTGTAAATCATTACGTTACGTGATTGAAAATCGCGGTAAAGAAAATACTCGCTTTCAGCTTGAAGCAAATAATCGGTGAAAGTCCGGAAATCATCTTCAAGATGCTGCTCATCAAAAGGAACCTTGGCAAGTTTAAGAAAATAATATTTAAAATAATTTAAGTCCCACATCATAGATAATTGATCGAATGAGGAGCGCGGGTAGCAAACACTGTAATCCAAATCTTTACCCGCAATTATCTGGAACAGGGGAAGCTGCTCAATTACTTTTTTATAAAATGAAATTAAATCAGCAGGAAAACCACCGTCTTTACGAACTGCGGTTAAAAATGAAAATAGAGTTGTATCACCAAGATCCTGGATTAAGTAAACATTGTTCTTCAAATCTTCGCAATAAATTTCGGGCACTCTTAATCCCTTAGAGAAAAAATGTTTACTGAAAGTTAGAAAAGCAATGTTCTCTTTCTTATCAGAATTAAAAACGCCGATGGCAGTTTTGTTTCTTCCGGTTATCCGATAATATTCCCTTGCAGAACCAGACAGAGGAAGTGCGGTTATGTTTAAGGATTTTTCACCAGACCATTTTTCAAAAAGGATTATTAATTTTTTATCTTTTTGCATTTATACCTTATTTTTTTCATAGGAATCAAATCTACCAGAACTAAGAACAAGAACAAGAACAAGAGTAAGAGTTTAAAATTTACTTACCAAATATATTTATAAATTGTCCGTATCCGGTGGATGCTTCCGGATAATTTTTTCTATCAGCAACTATTTTTCCCCGAACCAAAGTTTTTTCAACAATGGATTTAAATGTAATTCCTTCGAACGGTGTGTACTTTCCTTTAGAATGCATATTTTCCGCCTTGATTACTTCCTCATCCCAAAGATTTATCAAACTCAAATCAGCATCATAACCAATTTCTATTTTACCTTTTCCCGGCAGGTTAAAATATTCAGCAGCCTTCATTGATAGCAGCCGGATCGTTTCTTCCATCGTTAACCTTCCTTTAAAAAACCCTTCGCTAAAAAGAAATGGAATCCGGTGCTCTGCGCCAGGTATGCCGACATATACTTCCCAAAAATTTTTAGAGGATTTTTCTTTTGCCGGATTGCATCCAGCATGGTCTGTTGTTACAAAGGAAATCGTTCCATCTTTCAGTCCCTGCCAAAGCGCTTCACGGTCAGCTTCATGCTTAACAGGCGGTGCAGTTTTAAGAAAATTTGAAATCGTGCGGTTCTCAAAATCTTTTTGTGTAAAGTAAAGATAATGGGGACAAGTCTCGGCTGATATATCCAATCCTTCCTTTCTGGCTTTCCGAATCAAATTAAGTCCCAGCCTGGAGCTAAGATGAACAACAAGGATTTTACAACCAGTTTTTTTTGCAATATCAACCACATTAGTAATTGCCTGGGCTTCCGCACTTTCATCACGAGCCTGGCAGTATGCTCGCCAATCAGTTCTTCCTTCACGTTGGAATGAAATCATACTGTTGGTTATCAGCTCTTTATCTTCTGCATGAACAGCAAGAATCTTTTTGTTATTGGCTATCCAGCTTGCGCAAACCTGCATCTGCATTTTGGTTAATTCTCTAAAAGAATTCATCCCGGAATGAAGGTAGGCTTTAAATCCCGTTACGCCAACTTTAGCCAATTCCTCAATTTGATTTTGAATATTTTTCCCATCAGTAAAATCATTTCCGCTGATGCCTCCCCAAAAAGCAAAATCAACAATACTTCTTTGTTTTACAGCCTTCAGTTTTATTTGAAAATTTTCCAAAGATGTAACGGGCGGAATAGATGTGCAGGGCATATCTATTATTGTTGTTGTTCCTCCTGATGCCGAAGCAAGTGATCCATGTTCAAAGTCATCCCGGTTTTCAAAGCCTGGTGTATTAAAGTGAACGTGAGAATCAATTCCTCCGGGCATTGCAAGTAAAAATTCTCCATCTATAACTTGAGAACTGGCTGGAAGTTTTTTTAATTGTAGACCATTGACAAACCCGGATAATTTTTCTTTAGTGGAAATATCGTCCCAATTAACCGTTGAATTCAGCTTTGGAATTATCTGAACAATTTTTTCATCGAAGATAATATCGTTTAGCTTTAACTTATTACCAGAGGTATTTATAAATACATTTGACAGTATGCGTACTTTTGAAGCCATGATTTCCAGTCGAAAATTATTAAAATCAATTTGCTAAATTATAACAAGAGCAATTACTTATTTTTCAGAATTTACCTGCCGATTAAAATCTTCAATTAATTTATCCCATAAACCAACTGTAGCAAAGCGTTCTTTCCAGTAATCTTCATCGTACCACTGAGCATTTAATTCTTTTACATCTTTTCCTTGCTGCTCCACCCAGGTAAAATATTTTAAATTGTGGATGGCTTTCTTTTCGTAATAATTTAACTCTTTAATAAAATCAATATTTTGATTTTCAATTGCAATACGCCAATCGATTTCAGCTTGTCTATCGGAGTAGCTTCCGCTGCTTTCATTCATTTCCTGCAAACGCGATCTATACATTTCAACTGAATCCGTAAAAATTGTAAAGATGACATCGTTCTCACCGAATTCAAAATACTTTGCAAGTTTAATTGCGCTTATGGTATTGCTGATGGATGAAATGCCCATCAACGATAATTGATCGATAACCTCGGAATCCATTCCTTGCTTAACGAGCCACTCTTTTCCGGCAGGTTCGTTAAATAAGCGAAGGATACGAAGTGGAAGTTCGTCATCAATTGCAACAACGGCATCTGTGTTTTTAACATTGTGGATCCATGGAATATGTTTGTCGCCGATTCCTTCAATGCGGTGCCCACCAAAGCCGTTCATATAAAGTGTGGGGCATTGCAGTGCTTCCGATGCGAGAACTTTCATTGTCGGAAACTTTGTGCGCAGGTAATCTCCAGCTCCGATTGTTCCGGCCGAACCGGTTGCGCTTACATATCCGCTTAAACGCTGGTTCCCTTTTTTAATTTGATTGAACAAACTTTCTATCGCAAATCCAGTAACTTCATAATGCCAGGCGGGATTACCAAATTGATCGAACTGGTTGAAGATAAAATACTCATCGCTTTTCGCTTCAAGCTCGTGGCATTTATCGTAAATTTCTTTTACGTTACTTTCGCATCCGTAAGTCGCATAAATTTCGGCGCCAAGAGTTTTAAGCCAATCAAATCTTTCCTTGCTCATTTCTTCCGGAAGTATTGCGACTGCATGCACTGAAAGCAAAGCGGAATTAAAAACACCGCCGCGGCAATAATTTCCGGTTGAGGGCCACACTGCTTTATGATAATCCGGATTGAATCTTCCCGTTACAAGATATGGCGCCAGGCAGCCATAAGTTGCGCCAACTTTATGTGCACCGGTTGGAAAATGTTTGCCAACCAAACCAATAATGCGCGCTTTAACTCCGGTTATGCTTTGTGGAAGTTCAAGATAGTTTATTCCGCCAATCTTTCCAGTCTTAACATCATTCTGCCAATTGATACGGAAAAGATTGAGCGGATTGAGTTCATTCAAATCCACTTTCTCAAGTTTCTGTTGGATCTCTGCCGGAATAGTTTCCGGATGTTTTAATTGTTTAAATGTTGGAAGAATTATTTTTTGTTTTCTGCATCTTTCAATTGAACGGTGAAGGAAATCCTCATTCTCAATTTTCCAATTCCAATTATCCATAATATTTCCTTAAGAATTTTTCACTAACAACAATTTATCTACACGGCAAATTAATGATTTTTTGTGTAAATATTTTGGAATAATTGAAATGCGATAAGTTCCGGCTCCACCCAATGTAACTTTTAAGGTTTATTTGGGCAGGCGGCAGAGCGGAAATTTAGTAAGCCTCGTATTGATGGTTCTTTGATTTACGTGTATTTTTAACGCAAGCTTTAACAAGAATTCATGAAAATTTTAGCAGTTTAAGAACATGGAAAAAGAGGCATCTAATTTTTATTAACGAAAACAATAAAGTTGCATCAATAAAAAATCTTTCTGCGGTTAACCGGATAACGGCGTTGTGGGCTTTCAGTGAATCGGCATTGGGCGGTGTGCTGCATGCATTCAGAATTCCTTTCTCTGGATTATTTATCTGCGGGGCTGCTGTAATTTTTATTTCATTGATTGCGTACTTTTCGCAAAAGCGGTGGACCGTTCTGAAATCCACTTTAATTGTTATCCTGGTAAAGGTTATTATTAGTCCCAACACTCCAATAAATGCGCACTTTGCTGTTCTTATCCAAGGATTAGCCGGGCAATTATTGTTTTCAACAATGCGCCTGCCAAAAGTTTCGTCATTAATTCTTGGAATATTTGCATCGATGTATTCTGCATTTCAAAAAATATTTTTACTAACGCTTGTTTTTGGAAATACGCTGTGGGAATCGATCGATCAATTTTCGGCATTTGTGCTTAAACAATTTTCTATTTCAACTGCGGCTAATTTAAAAATAAGCTGGTGGCTGATTGGCATTTATGGTTCTATTCATCTTCTTGGAGGAATTGCCGCTGGAATAATTGCCGGCAGGTTGCCAGCATGGATTACGAAACTTTCTGAAAGGAATGATATTCCAGCCCTGCAATTCCAGAACAATAGTTCGCGGGGGAATATTGACCAGAACAAGAATAAGAAGAAAAAAAGAAGATGGTGGAAGAAACCAACTGGAATTATAATTTTAACTTTCCCCGTTGTGATGGTTAGTTTGTCTTATATCTTTCCTGAGTTTGGAAAGAATAAGGTTTATGAAATTGTAAATATGATTATCAGATCGCTCCTGATAGTTTTTGTGTGGTTTACTTTTGTAGCTCCGTTGATTCTAAAATTCTTTAAAAGGCTGATTGATAAAAAAAGAATTATTTATTCTTCTGAAATAGATGAGATAATCAGTTTGTTCCCACACTTAAGAACCATCATAAATGAAAGCTGGAAAATTTCTGCTACACAGAAAGGACTAAACCGGTTAAAGGCATTTTTGAGCTATGCATTTGTATTACTTATTCTTGCAGATTTTGAAACAGAATGAAAACAATTATAGCGGCGTCCGTCTTGATTGGCTATTTCGACTACGTTCACACTCCTTCAAAATAATCTGAATCTAATTTTTTTAGAATAATTTTTTTATGATGACTTACACCAATGTCATAATCAATCATCAGTTCTGCTAACTTATTACCGTCAATCAATACAATCTTCTTTTCAATTTTGTCAACATATTCCAGTGATTCTTTAGTGAAAGTTGATGTTGTTATAAAAACACCCTTTTTTGCTCTTTTACTTTCAAGGCTACCAGCAAATTTTTGTATCTCAGGTCTCCCCACAGTATTTTCCCATTTTTTTGCTTGAATGCATATTATATCTAAACCAAGCACGTCTGCTTTTATGATTCCATCTATCCCCTCATCCCCAGGACCTTGAGTTATTCTTGTTTCATCATTGGGATCACCGTAACCCATAGCGACAAGTAGATCTTTTACTAATATTTCAAAAAATTGCCAGGTACAACCTTTTAATTTTTCTAAAATCTCATCAGAAAGATTCTTTTTGAATAATTCATAAGATGTATCAATTTTTTCTTCTGGTAATAGAGTATCAATTACTTGCTCGCTTTCTGAATCATTGGTCTGATTTTTTCTATATCTACTCATTATAAATTCATCAAATTCAGGATATTCTCTTAAAACACTCACATCAATTTTATTCAATTCCCTTTGTAGTAATTGTTGACCTCTTGTGGTAATAGTAAAAAATCCTTTATTAATTCTCTCGATTAATTTAGATTTTAGAAAATAACCAACCGTTCCATTAATCATTAGAATTGATCTTTTAGGATCGTCGTTCTTTATTAAGTCATAATTTTTCGTTAAATGATCCACAATATCGTTATAACTTCGCTCAATATTGCTCTTGAATGAGCAGAGGACAGGTAACATATAATCTTCTAATCCGGAAGTTCATCCATTCGCTTCCATAATTTTCTTGCTGCAACTTTTGCTTCCCGGTAAATTGGTTCTATATCAAAAGGGAAATGCCGATTTTCTAATACAATTTTACCGTTCACAATTACCGTTTCAACATCCCGTGAGGAAAAGCCAAAAATAAAATGGC encodes the following:
- a CDS encoding nucleotidyltransferase family protein — protein: MKALIFAAGLGTRLKPLTDNKPKALVEVKNIPLLELAITKLKYSGIDEIIINVHHFADMIVDFLKRKNNFGINIAISDESDLLLDTGGGLKKAAWFFDNGKPFLVYNVDVFSNIDLNKLYQTQLTANSIATLAVRNRATQRYLLFDDDNILCGWKNIKTGETKIARQSSSQMHPLANSGIQIINPQIFELMPEENIFSIIELYLKLVGNYKIIAFNHDDNFWLDLGKKENLAEAEKLL
- a CDS encoding phosphotransferase, whose amino-acid sequence is MQKDKKLIILFEKWSGEKSLNITALPLSGSAREYYRITGRNKTAIGVFNSDKKENIAFLTFSKHFFSKGLRVPEIYCEDLKNNVYLIQDLGDTTLFSFLTAVRKDGGFPADLISFYKKVIEQLPLFQIIAGKDLDYSVCYPRSSFDQLSMMWDLNYFKYYFLKLAKVPFDEQHLEDDFRTFTDYLLQAESEYFLYRDFQSRNVMIYNGEPYFIDYQGGRKGALHYDLASLLYDAKADIPLPVRAELLHHYIETTGKLIPINELEFTQYFFGFVLIRMLQAMGAYGYRGFYERKEHFLKSIPFALRNLEWILNTVTFPVKLPTLLKVLRRMIDSEELKKYGETKATLNLTILINSFSYKKGIPEDKTGNGGGFVFDCRAINNPGRYDQYRSLTGRDQEVIEFLETESDVNKFLIDVYSLVDRTVENYQKRFFTNLMINFGCTGGQHRSVYCAEKLAKHLKDKFDVKVKINHRELGLVKQIE
- the allB gene encoding allantoinase AllB, which gives rise to MASKVRILSNVFINTSGNKLKLNDIIFDEKIVQIIPKLNSTVNWDDISTKEKLSGFVNGLQLKKLPASSQVIDGEFLLAMPGGIDSHVHFNTPGFENRDDFEHGSLASASGGTTTIIDMPCTSIPPVTSLENFQIKLKAVKQRSIVDFAFWGGISGNDFTDGKNIQNQIEELAKVGVTGFKAYLHSGMNSFRELTKMQMQVCASWIANNKKILAVHAEDKELITNSMISFQREGRTDWRAYCQARDESAEAQAITNVVDIAKKTGCKILVVHLSSRLGLNLIRKARKEGLDISAETCPHYLYFTQKDFENRTISNFLKTAPPVKHEADREALWQGLKDGTISFVTTDHAGCNPAKEKSSKNFWEVYVGIPGAEHRIPFLFSEGFFKGRLTMEETIRLLSMKAAEYFNLPGKGKIEIGYDADLSLINLWDEEVIKAENMHSKGKYTPFEGITFKSIVEKTLVRGKIVADRKNYPEASTGYGQFINIFGK
- a CDS encoding pyridoxal-phosphate dependent enzyme, with product MDNWNWKIENEDFLHRSIERCRKQKIILPTFKQLKHPETIPAEIQQKLEKVDLNELNPLNLFRINWQNDVKTGKIGGINYLELPQSITGVKARIIGLVGKHFPTGAHKVGATYGCLAPYLVTGRFNPDYHKAVWPSTGNYCRGGVFNSALLSVHAVAILPEEMSKERFDWLKTLGAEIYATYGCESNVKEIYDKCHELEAKSDEYFIFNQFDQFGNPAWHYEVTGFAIESLFNQIKKGNQRLSGYVSATGSAGTIGAGDYLRTKFPTMKVLASEALQCPTLYMNGFGGHRIEGIGDKHIPWIHNVKNTDAVVAIDDELPLRILRLFNEPAGKEWLVKQGMDSEVIDQLSLMGISSISNTISAIKLAKYFEFGENDVIFTIFTDSVEMYRSRLQEMNESSGSYSDRQAEIDWRIAIENQNIDFIKELNYYEKKAIHNLKYFTWVEQQGKDVKELNAQWYDEDYWKERFATVGLWDKLIEDFNRQVNSEK
- a CDS encoding restriction endonuclease, which codes for MINGTVGYFLKSKLIERINKGFFTITTRGQQLLQRELNKIDVSVLREYPEFDEFIMSRYRKNQTNDSESEQVIDTLLPEEKIDTSYELFKKNLSDEILEKLKGCTWQFFEILVKDLLVAMGYGDPNDETRITQGPGDEGIDGIIKADVLGLDIICIQAKKWENTVGRPEIQKFAGSLESKRAKKGVFITTSTFTKESLEYVDKIEKKIVLIDGNKLAELMIDYDIGVSHHKKIILKKLDSDYFEGV